One genomic region from Nocardia vinacea encodes:
- the folC gene encoding bifunctional tetrahydrofolate synthase/dihydrofolate synthase → MNDEPEPQYADDEHRKRRLGSGPSPVDLAEMALVEAELDRRWPETKIEPSLTRITTLMDLLGSPQQNYPAIHIAGTNGKTSVTRMIDALLTALHRRTGRITSPHLQLATERISIDNAPITPAEYVATYRELLPYIEMIDKQSAAADGPAMSKFEVLTGMAYAAFAEAPVDVAVVETGMGGRWDATNVIDGQVAVITPIGLDHTDFLGDDLASIAGEKAGIIKRAPESLVPRDTVAVIAEQEPEAMDVLLRRAVEVDAAVAREGSEFRVLARQIAVGGQQLELQGLGGVYDEIFLPLHGEHQARNAVLALAAVEAFFGAGADRQLDIEAVRAGFASVTSPGRMERMRNAPTIFIDAAHNPAGAQALAAALTAEFDFRKLVGVVAVLGDKDVAGMLDALEPVLDEIVVTNNGSPRAMDVERLADLAVQRFGDERVVTAETLPDALETAIAIAEEVGDSGEMVSGAGVVVTGSVVTAGAARALFGKDPA, encoded by the coding sequence ATGAACGACGAACCAGAACCGCAGTACGCCGACGACGAGCATCGCAAGCGGCGGCTGGGATCCGGGCCGTCCCCGGTGGACCTGGCCGAAATGGCGTTGGTCGAGGCGGAATTGGACCGGCGCTGGCCGGAGACCAAGATCGAGCCCTCGCTCACCCGCATCACGACGCTGATGGACCTGCTCGGCTCGCCCCAGCAGAACTATCCGGCCATCCACATCGCGGGCACCAATGGTAAGACCTCGGTGACCAGGATGATCGATGCGCTGCTGACCGCGCTGCATCGGCGCACCGGCCGGATCACCAGCCCGCATCTGCAGCTGGCCACGGAGCGGATCAGCATCGACAACGCGCCGATCACCCCGGCCGAGTACGTGGCGACCTATCGCGAACTGCTGCCCTATATCGAGATGATCGACAAGCAGTCCGCCGCCGCGGACGGTCCGGCCATGAGCAAGTTCGAGGTGCTCACCGGCATGGCCTATGCCGCCTTCGCGGAGGCGCCGGTGGATGTCGCGGTCGTCGAGACCGGTATGGGCGGCCGTTGGGACGCGACCAATGTCATCGACGGACAGGTCGCGGTGATCACCCCGATCGGCCTGGACCACACCGATTTCCTCGGCGACGATCTCGCATCCATCGCGGGGGAGAAGGCCGGGATCATCAAACGTGCCCCGGAGAGCCTGGTGCCGCGCGATACCGTCGCCGTCATCGCCGAACAGGAACCCGAGGCCATGGATGTGCTGCTGCGCCGGGCCGTCGAGGTCGATGCCGCAGTGGCGCGCGAGGGTTCGGAGTTCCGGGTACTGGCCCGCCAGATCGCGGTCGGCGGCCAGCAGCTCGAATTACAGGGTCTCGGAGGGGTTTACGACGAGATCTTCCTGCCGCTGCACGGTGAGCACCAGGCCCGCAATGCGGTGCTCGCGCTGGCCGCGGTCGAGGCGTTCTTCGGCGCGGGTGCGGATCGGCAGCTCGATATCGAGGCGGTGCGGGCGGGGTTCGCGAGTGTCACCAGCCCTGGCCGGATGGAGCGGATGCGCAATGCCCCGACCATCTTCATCGACGCCGCGCACAATCCGGCGGGTGCGCAGGCCCTGGCCGCGGCGCTGACCGCCGAATTCGACTTCCGCAAGCTGGTCGGCGTCGTCGCGGTGCTCGGCGACAAGGACGTGGCGGGCATGTTGGACGCGCTGGAGCCGGTACTCGACGAGATCGTCGTCACCAACAATGGTTCGCCGCGCGCCATGGATGTCGAACGCCTCGCCGACCTCGCGGTGCAGCGCTTCGGTGACGAAAGAGTGGTCACCGCCGAGACCCTGCCCGATGCCCTGGAAACGGCCATTGCCATTGCCGAGGAGGTCGGCGATTCGGGCGAGATGGTTTCCGGCGCGGGCGTCGTGGTAACCGGATCTGTGGTCACTGCCGGTGCTGCGCGCGCCCTGTTCGGGAAGGACCCGGCATGA
- a CDS encoding DUF4233 domain-containing protein, with amino-acid sequence MAGTLILEAITVLLALPVVGSVGGGIGWFSGSYLVVLALVMILGAGLQRRPWAIPFNLGLQVLLILGVFVHISIGVMGVFFAVVWGFILVLRADVKRRMELGLLPSQR; translated from the coding sequence ATGGCGGGCACGCTGATCCTCGAGGCGATCACGGTGCTGCTCGCATTGCCCGTGGTCGGGTCGGTCGGCGGCGGTATCGGCTGGTTCTCCGGCAGCTACCTTGTCGTCCTCGCGCTGGTGATGATCCTCGGCGCCGGACTACAACGCCGCCCATGGGCCATCCCGTTCAATCTAGGACTGCAGGTCCTGCTGATCCTCGGTGTCTTCGTGCACATCTCCATCGGCGTCATGGGTGTCTTCTTCGCCGTCGTCTGGGGCTTCATCCTGGTGCTGCGCGCCGACGTCAAGCGCCGGATGGAACTCGGTCTGCTGCCCAGTCAACGCTAG
- the ndk gene encoding nucleoside-diphosphate kinase: MTEQTLVLIKPDGVARGLVGEVLARIERKGLKIAALELKQVSDELARGHYAEHAEKPFFGSLIEFITSGPVVAAILEGPRAIAAFRQIAGGTDPVEKAVPGSIRGDLALETQENLVHGSDSPESAKREIALWFPEFPA, from the coding sequence GTGACTGAGCAGACGTTGGTACTCATCAAGCCGGACGGTGTGGCCCGTGGCCTCGTCGGTGAGGTGCTGGCCCGGATCGAGCGCAAGGGGCTGAAGATCGCCGCCCTGGAGCTGAAGCAGGTATCCGACGAGTTGGCGCGCGGCCACTACGCCGAACATGCCGAGAAGCCGTTCTTCGGTTCCTTGATCGAGTTCATCACCTCCGGCCCGGTCGTCGCGGCCATCTTGGAGGGCCCGCGCGCCATTGCGGCGTTCCGTCAGATCGCCGGCGGCACCGATCCGGTCGAGAAGGCCGTCCCCGGCAGCATTCGCGGCGACCTCGCGCTGGAGACCCAGGAGAACCTGGTGCACGGCTCCGATTCGCCGGAATCGGCCAAGCGGGAAATCGCTCTCTGGTTTCCCGAGTTCCCGGCCTGA